In the genome of Myroides phaeus, one region contains:
- a CDS encoding DUF2723 domain-containing protein, whose protein sequence is MLTFNYKKWNIIGGWLCFLIALITYTLTVEPTVSFWDPGEYIATSAKLQVGHPPGAPFYQMLGAFFSMFATSPDKVALMVNMVAVLSSAFTILFMYWSISNILKKIVSSQAEWTNMNAIVVLGSAAIGSLAFTFSDSFWFSAVEAEVYASAMFLISLLLYLGLRWYDDLDQPKGNRWLLLISLVIGCSFGVHLMALLTVPSIALLYFFKKYQKITIKNFIIGNIAAVGVLFFLFAFLFPKLLAFFGKTEIFMVNSIGLPFNSGTIFAFLAIVAFFVIGLKYTEKKNKVTANTIILSLLFICIGLTSWIMLPIRANANVVINENTPSDAAELLAYYQREQYGDESIFYDSYFTKKYVGLDKNNPWKDDKPNYERDYKTGKYVVVNEWKNAGQNFDETHKGFFPRMWSTDRSHRINYMRYSKPLNFYPSPKYDDPQLNALVKGVKEGLATGEIGIEGLDQFLDQYGQYLEIEVPSFSDNMVYMVDYQFGYMFWRYLMWNFVGRQDDIQGQGDLQHGNWLSGITFLDEIRLGSQSNLPTDVLENKGRNTYFFLPFILGLIGFIYNFRKDPKMFWVLLVLFLFTSIALKMFLNERPFEPRERDYAVVPAFYVFAIWLGFGVFAIYDGLKKYVSPKIAGPAILAASLLAAPVLMAQQNWDDHDRSDRYTALANARAYLDSCDPNAILFTIGDNDTFPLWYLQDVEGYRTDVRVVCTSLLPLDWYIDQMKAKAYESEPLPISFTHDQYVGNKREAILINQTIDQRVDVKSFLNFIRSDDKRTKMTTEAGTTLYIAPTNKISIPVDSASIAKNNIVSPHLRDSILPQLDIDITDQAIYKHRLIMLDIVANNNWERPIYFSGGSWNDDDFIWMKDYLQLNGLVYKLVPIKTAAESNHPLDRGSIDADRMYNTVKTWYWGNMGSDKIYHDPQTRRNAVSYRINLARLMEKLIEENKNDKAKEIIDIAMTNMPIKYYGLYELVHPFVEGYYNVGEKEKARQLTNELVQKSKESLDYYKTLKLEDIEYYGNEVVTDIEVWRQLLQIVEEYDSSNYATLKEEFNTYNSNFKRFRRPNL, encoded by the coding sequence ATGCTGACATTCAATTACAAGAAGTGGAATATTATAGGCGGTTGGCTATGCTTTTTAATAGCATTAATCACCTACACTTTGACAGTAGAACCTACTGTGAGCTTCTGGGATCCAGGAGAATATATAGCAACTTCTGCCAAGCTACAGGTAGGTCACCCTCCTGGAGCACCTTTCTACCAAATGTTAGGAGCGTTCTTTTCAATGTTCGCAACTTCTCCTGACAAAGTTGCCTTAATGGTAAATATGGTAGCTGTACTCTCAAGTGCATTTACAATTCTTTTTATGTATTGGTCAATTTCCAATATTCTAAAAAAAATAGTTTCTTCTCAGGCTGAGTGGACAAATATGAATGCAATTGTAGTATTAGGAAGTGCTGCTATTGGTTCGTTAGCATTTACTTTTAGTGATAGTTTCTGGTTTAGTGCTGTAGAAGCTGAAGTGTACGCTTCTGCTATGTTCTTAATATCACTTCTACTCTATCTGGGATTAAGATGGTATGACGACTTAGATCAACCGAAAGGAAATAGATGGTTACTACTAATTTCGTTAGTAATTGGATGTTCGTTTGGTGTGCACTTAATGGCATTGCTAACAGTACCTTCAATTGCTTTACTTTACTTCTTTAAGAAGTATCAAAAAATTACAATTAAGAACTTTATCATAGGAAACATTGCGGCTGTTGGAGTTTTATTCTTCTTATTTGCCTTCTTATTTCCTAAGCTTTTAGCTTTCTTTGGAAAGACAGAAATCTTTATGGTGAACAGTATTGGTCTGCCATTTAACAGTGGAACAATCTTCGCTTTCCTTGCTATTGTTGCTTTCTTCGTGATTGGTTTAAAATACACAGAGAAGAAAAACAAAGTAACAGCTAACACAATAATCCTTTCTTTATTGTTTATCTGTATTGGACTTACAAGTTGGATTATGTTACCTATTCGTGCGAATGCAAATGTTGTAATCAACGAGAATACACCTTCTGATGCTGCCGAATTATTAGCTTATTACCAACGTGAACAATACGGAGATGAAAGTATATTTTACGACTCATATTTCACTAAAAAATATGTTGGCTTAGACAAAAACAACCCTTGGAAAGACGATAAACCTAACTACGAACGTGATTACAAAACAGGTAAGTACGTTGTAGTAAACGAATGGAAAAACGCTGGACAAAACTTCGACGAAACACACAAAGGATTTTTCCCAAGAATGTGGAGTACAGATAGAAGTCACCGTATCAATTATATGCGTTATTCAAAACCATTGAATTTCTATCCAAGCCCTAAATATGATGATCCTCAATTAAACGCACTTGTTAAAGGTGTAAAAGAAGGATTAGCTACAGGTGAAATTGGTATTGAAGGATTAGACCAATTCTTAGACCAATACGGACAATATTTAGAGATTGAAGTACCTTCATTCTCAGACAATATGGTGTATATGGTTGACTACCAATTTGGTTATATGTTCTGGAGATATCTAATGTGGAACTTTGTAGGTCGCCAAGATGACATTCAAGGTCAAGGTGATTTACAACACGGAAACTGGTTAAGTGGTATTACATTTTTAGATGAAATACGCTTAGGTTCTCAAAGTAATCTACCAACAGATGTATTAGAAAACAAAGGAAGAAACACTTATTTCTTCTTGCCTTTCATCTTAGGATTAATAGGATTTATCTACAACTTTAGAAAAGACCCTAAAATGTTTTGGGTACTTTTAGTGTTGTTTTTATTCACAAGTATCGCCTTAAAAATGTTCTTAAATGAGAGACCATTTGAACCTCGTGAACGTGATTATGCTGTAGTTCCTGCATTCTATGTATTTGCAATTTGGTTAGGTTTTGGAGTATTTGCTATCTATGATGGACTTAAAAAATACGTTAGTCCAAAAATAGCAGGACCAGCAATTTTAGCGGCATCTTTATTAGCAGCACCTGTTTTAATGGCACAGCAAAACTGGGATGACCACGACCGTTCTGACCGTTATACTGCATTAGCTAATGCAAGAGCATACTTAGACTCGTGTGATCCGAATGCTATTTTATTTACTATTGGAGATAACGATACGTTCCCTCTTTGGTATTTACAAGATGTAGAAGGATACCGTACAGACGTGCGTGTGGTATGTACAAGTTTATTACCGTTAGACTGGTATATTGACCAAATGAAAGCAAAAGCATACGAATCAGAGCCATTGCCTATTTCATTTACACACGATCAATATGTTGGTAACAAGCGTGAAGCTATATTAATCAACCAAACAATAGATCAAAGAGTTGATGTAAAATCATTCTTAAACTTTATTCGCTCAGACGACAAAAGAACTAAGATGACTACAGAAGCTGGTACAACGTTATACATAGCACCTACAAACAAAATATCTATTCCTGTTGACAGTGCGAGTATTGCTAAAAACAATATTGTTTCACCTCATTTAAGAGACTCTATCTTACCACAATTAGATATTGATATCACAGACCAAGCGATTTATAAACACCGCTTAATTATGTTAGATATTGTAGCTAATAACAACTGGGAAAGACCTATTTACTTCTCTGGTGGTAGCTGGAATGATGATGACTTTATTTGGATGAAAGATTACTTACAGCTAAACGGATTAGTTTACAAATTAGTTCCTATCAAAACAGCAGCAGAAAGTAATCACCCATTAGACAGAGGTTCTATCGATGCAGATAGAATGTATAATACAGTAAAAACTTGGTATTGGGGTAATATGGGTAGCGACAAAATCTACCACGACCCACAAACAAGACGTAATGCTGTAAGCTACAGAATTAACCTTGCTCGATTAATGGAGAAATTAATTGAAGAGAATAAAAACGATAAAGCAAAAGAAATCATTGATATAGCAATGACTAATATGCCTATCAAATACTACGGATTGTATGAATTAGTTCATCCATTTGTAGAAGGATATTACAACGTTGGTGAAAAAGAAAAAGCTCGCCAACTTACTAATGAATTAGTTCAAAAAAGTAAAGAATCTTTAGATTACTACAAAACGTTGAAATTAGAAGACATCGAATACTATGGTAATGAAGTTGTAACAGACATTGAAGTTTGGCGTCAATTACTTCAAATAGTTGAAGAGTACGATTCAAGTAATTATGCTACTTTAAAAGAAGAGTTTAATACTTACAATAGTAATTTCAAAAGGTTTAGAAGACCTAACTTATAA
- the thiL gene encoding thiamine-phosphate kinase — MIENKNQSKTDLGNLGEFGLIEQLTQNFTIEQPTTNKGIGDDGAVLDFAGDKVVVSTDLLVEGVHFDLSYSPLKHLGYKAVVVNISDICAMNAIPTQITVSIAVSNRFPLEALEELYEGINLACKYYKVDLIGGDTTSSQKGLIISVTAIGKAKEDELIYRDGAQDNDLLVVTGDIGAAYMGLQVLEREKQVFLVNPNSQPDLAIYDYIIERQLKPEARTDIKQLLADLGVKPTSMIDVSDGLSSEVMHLCKQSNVGCNIYEDKLPLDPQFINTCEEFNIDATTMAINGGEDYELLFTMKMEDYDKIKGNPNLTVVGHMTEEKEGVHLITRANTKIPLKAQGWNALKNEEE; from the coding sequence ATGATCGAAAATAAAAACCAGTCTAAAACAGATTTAGGAAACTTAGGAGAGTTTGGCTTAATCGAGCAATTAACTCAAAACTTTACAATCGAGCAACCTACTACTAATAAAGGAATTGGAGATGACGGAGCAGTACTTGACTTTGCAGGTGACAAAGTTGTTGTTTCTACCGATTTATTAGTCGAAGGTGTACATTTCGACCTTTCTTATTCTCCTTTAAAACACTTAGGATACAAAGCAGTAGTTGTCAATATTTCTGACATCTGTGCTATGAACGCAATTCCTACACAAATTACAGTGTCTATTGCAGTATCTAATCGCTTCCCTTTAGAAGCATTAGAAGAGCTTTATGAAGGAATCAATTTAGCTTGTAAATACTACAAAGTTGACTTAATAGGTGGAGACACTACCTCATCACAAAAAGGACTAATCATCAGCGTTACTGCGATTGGTAAAGCAAAAGAAGATGAACTAATCTATAGAGATGGAGCTCAAGACAACGATTTACTTGTTGTAACAGGAGATATTGGAGCAGCATATATGGGGCTACAAGTACTTGAAAGAGAAAAACAAGTATTCTTAGTAAACCCTAACAGTCAACCTGACTTAGCTATTTATGACTATATCATTGAAAGACAACTAAAACCTGAAGCACGTACAGATATCAAACAATTATTAGCTGATTTAGGAGTTAAACCAACTTCTATGATTGATGTTTCTGATGGGTTGTCTTCTGAAGTAATGCATTTGTGTAAACAATCAAATGTAGGTTGTAATATTTATGAAGATAAGTTACCTCTTGACCCACAGTTTATCAATACGTGTGAAGAGTTTAATATTGATGCAACAACGATGGCAATCAACGGAGGTGAAGATTATGAACTATTATTCACTATGAAAATGGAAGACTACGACAAGATTAAAGGAAATCCAAATCTAACAGTAGTAGGACATATGACAGAAGAAAAAGAAGGTGTTCATCTAATCACAAGAGCTAATACTAAAATTCCATTAAAAGCTCAAGGATGGAATGCTTTAAAGAACGAAGAAGAATAA
- a CDS encoding acetyl-CoA carboxylase biotin carboxyl carrier protein subunit, which yields MNKTYQLKVNDDTVFESNNLLQDDINAAKVGAAAYHVLKNNRSYEVEIASSQFNQKHYDVVVNGNSYTVNIQTELDKLIKDLGFSLNTAKQVNSIKAPMPGLILEINVEVGQEVAENDNLLILEAMKMENNLTSPRSGKIKAINVTKGDTVDKGLVLIEFE from the coding sequence ATGAACAAAACGTATCAACTTAAAGTTAATGATGATACTGTTTTTGAGAGTAACAATTTATTACAGGACGACATTAATGCTGCTAAAGTCGGAGCCGCTGCATACCATGTACTCAAGAATAACAGATCATACGAGGTGGAAATTGCGTCTTCACAATTCAACCAAAAACATTATGACGTAGTCGTAAACGGCAACTCTTATACCGTAAACATTCAAACCGAACTTGATAAACTAATCAAGGACTTAGGTTTTTCATTAAACACTGCAAAACAAGTCAATTCAATTAAAGCACCTATGCCAGGTCTAATTTTAGAAATAAACGTAGAAGTTGGTCAAGAAGTAGCTGAAAATGACAACTTGTTAATTTTAGAGGCCATGAAAATGGAAAACAACCTAACCTCTCCAAGAAGTGGAAAAATCAAAGCTATCAACGTAACCAAAGGAGATACTGTTGATAAAGGATTAGTTCTAATTGAATTCGAATAA
- the hemH gene encoding ferrochelatase: protein MQGILLVNLGSPKTPTAKDVKPYLGEFLMDERVIDMPYILRALLVKGIILNTRPKKSAEAYKKIWWPEGSPLIVISQRQHKKVQQKVDIPVELAMRYGEPSIKTGLAALHAQGVDDVLMIPLYPQFAMATTETIDVLAEEVRQKHFPAMKVTSFPAFYNKKEYVDALAHSIQSHLEGYDYDHIVFSYHGVPERHIRKSDVTKGHCKIDGSCCVTASKAHDFCYRHQCLETTRQVVEKLNIPADKYTNSFQSRLGADKWLQPPTDATVNGLAEKGIKKLAVVTPAFVADCLETLEEIGIEAHEEFIKHGGEEFRTIPCLNEDEMWIDALVTWIKEWQNK, encoded by the coding sequence ATGCAAGGTATATTATTAGTAAACTTAGGGTCGCCAAAAACACCCACTGCAAAAGATGTTAAACCATATTTAGGAGAATTCTTAATGGATGAAAGGGTAATTGATATGCCTTACATCTTAAGAGCTCTATTAGTTAAAGGTATTATTTTAAACACAAGACCTAAAAAGTCGGCAGAAGCTTACAAGAAAATATGGTGGCCAGAAGGCTCTCCTTTAATTGTGATTTCACAACGTCAACACAAAAAAGTGCAACAAAAGGTTGATATTCCAGTTGAATTAGCTATGCGTTATGGCGAACCATCAATCAAAACTGGATTAGCAGCTTTACACGCTCAAGGTGTTGATGATGTATTAATGATTCCATTGTATCCACAATTTGCAATGGCTACTACGGAAACAATTGATGTATTAGCAGAAGAAGTTAGACAAAAACACTTCCCTGCAATGAAAGTAACAAGCTTCCCGGCTTTTTACAACAAAAAAGAATATGTAGATGCATTAGCACATTCTATTCAATCACATTTAGAAGGATATGACTATGATCATATTGTTTTTTCATACCACGGAGTACCAGAAAGACACATTAGAAAATCAGATGTTACGAAAGGACATTGTAAAATAGATGGTTCTTGTTGTGTTACAGCATCAAAAGCGCACGACTTTTGCTATAGACATCAATGTTTAGAAACAACACGCCAAGTAGTTGAAAAATTAAACATTCCGGCAGACAAATACACAAACTCATTTCAGTCTCGTTTAGGAGCAGACAAATGGTTACAACCACCTACAGATGCAACTGTAAATGGATTAGCAGAAAAGGGGATTAAGAAATTAGCTGTTGTAACACCAGCCTTTGTAGCAGACTGTTTAGAGACTTTGGAAGAGATCGGAATAGAAGCACACGAAGAATTTATCAAACACGGAGGAGAAGAATTTAGAACAATTCCTTGTTTAAATGAAGACGAGATGTGGATAGACGCATTAGTTACTTGGATTAAAGAATGGCAAAATAAATAA
- a CDS encoding sensor histidine kinase produces the protein MKDEFILKNFSLRNRIFFSLIFLSIISSVLISAVSVYQFREEARTYHQYRLERKESSVNENINYILTTTTYPLNTENIPLIFRDKIHELAAIHNTEINIHDLTGNLLISSRGTFSVDSIPKNISPLILKTIQSAPNKRFVDIQTIDNNRIRIAYSFLKDLKFKPLGIIKIPYEEKTEFYENEIKNFMIKFGQVYIIMLIMSIAISYFLSNYITQSLKNISIKITSTKLGQKNEKIEMSSTSKEISTLIQAYNDMVEKLDESYLKLAQNEREQAWREMAKQVAHEIKNPLTPMRLTVQSFERRFNPEDPNVKEKLNDFCQVLIQQIDTMTSVATAFSSFASMPAQQNETIDVVKAVQLSLDIFNENFIHFESTDKEIISKIDRTQLIRIITNLVKNAIQAIPDDNEKPQVNVSISRTSENVIIQVSDNGTGITIEDKTKIFEPKFTTKSSGMGLGLGIIKNIITNYNGTITFESELNVGTTFIVTLPITKT, from the coding sequence ATGAAAGATGAATTTATATTGAAGAATTTCTCGTTGAGAAACAGAATATTCTTTTCATTAATTTTCCTGAGTATAATATCTTCTGTATTGATTTCAGCAGTATCTGTTTATCAATTCAGAGAAGAAGCGCGTACCTATCACCAGTATCGATTAGAAAGAAAGGAAAGCTCAGTTAATGAAAATATAAATTACATCCTCACCACAACTACATATCCTCTAAACACAGAGAATATTCCTCTTATCTTTAGAGATAAGATTCACGAATTAGCGGCAATTCACAATACAGAAATTAATATACACGACTTAACAGGTAACCTCTTGATCTCATCAAGAGGTACTTTTTCTGTCGACAGTATTCCTAAAAACATATCCCCTTTAATCTTAAAGACTATACAGTCGGCACCAAACAAGCGATTTGTTGATATTCAAACAATTGACAACAACAGAATTCGCATTGCCTATAGTTTTCTAAAAGACCTAAAATTTAAGCCTTTGGGAATTATCAAAATTCCTTATGAAGAGAAGACAGAATTTTATGAAAATGAGATTAAAAACTTTATGATAAAGTTCGGACAAGTGTATATAATTATGCTAATTATGTCCATTGCTATATCTTACTTCCTATCCAACTATATTACACAAAGTTTAAAGAACATTAGTATAAAGATAACAAGTACTAAACTTGGGCAGAAAAATGAGAAGATTGAAATGTCTTCAACCAGTAAAGAGATTTCAACCCTTATACAAGCCTATAATGATATGGTTGAAAAACTTGATGAGTCGTATCTCAAACTTGCTCAAAACGAACGAGAGCAAGCTTGGAGGGAAATGGCAAAGCAAGTTGCTCACGAGATTAAAAACCCATTAACACCAATGAGGTTAACGGTACAGAGTTTTGAAAGACGATTCAATCCAGAAGATCCTAATGTAAAAGAAAAACTAAACGACTTCTGTCAAGTTTTAATTCAGCAAATAGACACAATGACCTCTGTGGCTACAGCATTCTCAAGTTTTGCTTCTATGCCAGCACAACAAAATGAAACGATCGATGTTGTAAAAGCAGTGCAACTTTCATTAGATATCTTTAATGAAAACTTCATACATTTTGAAAGCACTGATAAAGAGATCATTTCCAAAATAGACAGAACACAACTAATCAGAATTATTACTAACTTAGTCAAAAATGCAATACAAGCTATCCCTGATGACAACGAAAAACCTCAGGTAAATGTTAGTATTTCAAGAACAAGTGAAAATGTTATCATTCAAGTTTCAGATAATGGAACCGGAATAACAATTGAAGATAAAACTAAAATATTTGAACCTAAGTTTACTACAAAATCAAGTGGTATGGGACTTGGATTGGGTATTATTAAAAATATTATCACCAATTACAACGGTACCATTACATTTGAAAGTGAACTAAATGTAGGAACTACATTCATTGTAACATTACCAATAACTAAAACTTAA
- a CDS encoding helix-turn-helix transcriptional regulator, with protein MSPTEEIIIDEHFSILRFENTTQQSIRFEREMGTDVIQFYFGLKGNGKFIFNQGAYALALNEEKSLILYNPQKKLPVHLEIAPNTWIISVLISIKKFHSLFSTEAEFIGFLTPENQDKKYYGEEDITPSMAIVLNQLFNFYMNPSIKKLYYTGKIYELLSLLFNQNEDQNLDNCPFLSDEDDVVKIKKAKDIIISKMAEPPTLQELADMVGINIKKLKLGFKQIYGDSVFSFLFDYKMEYARKLLDNGSYNVNEVGLKIGYSSASHFIAAFKKKFGTTPKKYLMSLNSNN; from the coding sequence ATGAGTCCAACTGAAGAAATTATTATAGACGAACATTTTTCAATACTGCGTTTTGAAAACACAACCCAACAATCTATTCGCTTTGAAAGAGAAATGGGCACAGATGTTATTCAATTCTACTTTGGTTTAAAGGGAAATGGGAAGTTTATATTTAACCAAGGAGCTTATGCACTGGCTCTTAATGAAGAGAAATCCCTTATTCTTTATAACCCACAAAAGAAATTACCGGTTCATCTTGAAATAGCACCAAACACTTGGATTATTAGTGTATTGATCTCTATTAAAAAATTCCACTCTCTTTTCTCAACAGAAGCAGAGTTTATTGGTTTTTTGACTCCGGAGAATCAAGACAAGAAGTATTATGGCGAAGAAGACATCACCCCTTCAATGGCGATCGTTTTGAACCAATTGTTCAACTTCTATATGAATCCTTCAATCAAAAAACTTTATTACACAGGAAAGATATACGAGTTATTAAGCTTGCTTTTTAACCAAAACGAAGACCAAAACTTAGATAATTGTCCTTTCTTATCTGACGAAGATGACGTTGTAAAAATCAAAAAAGCGAAGGATATTATAATAAGTAAAATGGCAGAACCACCAACATTGCAAGAATTAGCGGATATGGTGGGAATTAATATTAAGAAATTAAAATTAGGCTTTAAACAAATTTACGGAGACTCAGTATTTAGTTTCTTATTTGATTATAAGATGGAATACGCCAGAAAATTATTAGACAACGGTTCTTATAATGTAAATGAAGTAGGGTTGAAAATTGGCTACAGCTCAGCAAGCCATTTTATCGCTGCTTTTAAAAAGAAATTTGGTACTACTCCAAAAAAATACTTAATGTCTCTAAACTCAAACAATTAA
- a CDS encoding CopD family protein: MLYFYLKALHIIFIVCWFAGLFYIVRLFVYYAETADKTEIEQKILRDQYTIMTNRLWNIITWPAAVLATAFGVGMFIYSPALLQMPWMHIKLFFVVLLIAYHLQCHKYVQQINKRTLTKTSSYFRLWNEGATLILFSVVFLVILKSTFNWIFGVVGLVGLSVLLMIGIKFYKRVRERNNR, from the coding sequence ATGTTATACTTTTACCTCAAAGCCCTACACATCATTTTCATTGTATGTTGGTTTGCAGGACTATTTTATATCGTACGCTTATTTGTTTATTATGCTGAAACAGCAGATAAAACAGAAATAGAGCAAAAGATTCTTAGAGATCAGTACACCATAATGACCAATAGGCTTTGGAACATTATTACGTGGCCTGCTGCGGTGTTAGCTACTGCTTTTGGAGTTGGAATGTTTATTTACAGTCCTGCTTTATTACAAATGCCGTGGATGCACATCAAATTATTTTTTGTTGTTTTATTAATTGCTTACCATTTGCAATGTCACAAATATGTGCAACAAATAAATAAGCGAACATTGACAAAAACGTCTTCTTATTTTAGATTGTGGAATGAAGGAGCGACACTTATTTTATTTTCTGTTGTATTTTTAGTAATTTTAAAAAGTACTTTTAATTGGATCTTTGGCGTGGTAGGATTAGTTGGCCTTTCTGTTTTATTAATGATAGGCATTAAATTTTACAAACGCGTGAGAGAACGCAACAATAGATAA
- a CDS encoding enoyl-CoA hydratase/isomerase family protein, which translates to MDFENILIEKEGNLAIVTINRPTKLNALNKPTIEELHQALKQIEKDKDTRVIILTGSGEKAFVAGADIKEFSNFGQSAGSQLASKGQELLFDYIQNLGKPVISAINGFALGGGLELAMASHFRVASKNAKMGLPEVTLGLIPGYGGTQRLPQLVGKGRAMEMIMTAQMIDAKTALNYGLVNHVVEQDELLDFTKKIASKIALNSATAIAKAIKSINANFKENVNGYHEEIKNFGECFETEDFKEGTTAFLEKRKANFTGHN; encoded by the coding sequence ATGGATTTTGAAAATATTCTAATCGAGAAAGAAGGTAATTTAGCCATAGTGACGATTAATCGTCCAACTAAACTAAATGCACTAAACAAGCCTACTATTGAAGAATTACACCAAGCTTTAAAACAAATTGAAAAAGATAAAGACACAAGAGTTATCATCTTGACTGGAAGTGGAGAAAAAGCCTTTGTAGCAGGAGCAGATATCAAGGAATTTTCAAACTTTGGACAAAGTGCAGGTTCTCAATTAGCATCTAAAGGACAAGAGCTTTTATTTGATTATATTCAAAATTTAGGTAAACCTGTAATTTCTGCCATTAATGGCTTTGCATTAGGAGGAGGATTAGAATTAGCAATGGCTTCTCATTTTAGAGTTGCTTCAAAAAATGCTAAGATGGGATTACCAGAAGTAACATTAGGTCTTATTCCTGGTTATGGAGGAACACAACGTTTACCACAATTAGTAGGAAAAGGACGTGCAATGGAAATGATTATGACTGCACAAATGATTGATGCAAAAACAGCGTTAAATTACGGCTTAGTTAACCACGTTGTAGAACAAGACGAACTTTTAGACTTCACAAAGAAGATAGCATCTAAAATAGCTTTAAATTCAGCCACTGCAATTGCCAAAGCAATCAAATCAATCAATGCAAACTTCAAAGAGAATGTAAATGGTTACCACGAGGAAATCAAAAACTTTGGAGAATGTTTCGAAACAGAAGATTTTAAAGAAGGAACAACGGCTTTCTTAGAAAAAAGAAAAGCAAACTTCACAGGACATAATTAA